A section of the Sphingomonas ginsenosidivorax genome encodes:
- a CDS encoding DUF2312 domain-containing protein has protein sequence MGGGAVAADELRLLIERAERLEEEKKGISDDIKDVFAEAKGRGYDGKAMKKIMAIRKKKKEEYQEEEAILEVYLQALGML, from the coding sequence ATGGGCGGCGGCGCGGTCGCGGCAGACGAACTGCGCCTGCTGATCGAGCGCGCCGAGCGGCTCGAGGAAGAGAAGAAGGGCATTTCGGACGACATCAAGGACGTCTTTGCCGAAGCCAAGGGCCGAGGTTACGACGGCAAGGCAATGAAAAAAATTATGGCTATCCGAAAAAAGAAGAAGGAAGAATATCAGGAGGAGGAAGCTATACTCGAAGTTTATTTACAGGCTTTGGGAATGCTCTGA
- a CDS encoding carbon starvation CstA family protein, whose product MTLREKFGWGALSLLAACALAVIAFVRGENVNALWIVAASVSINLIAYRFYARYIARHVMQLDPSRPTPAIRRADGLDYVATDRNVLFGHHFAAIAGAGPLVGPVLAAQMGYLPGTLWILAGVVLAGAVQDFMVLFISMRRDGRSLGELIRMEMGAVPGVIALIGAFAIMVIILAVLALIVVRALAGSPWGLFTVAATIPLAFAMGIYTRWIRPGKVGEVSVLGVIGLLLAIVYGGSVAASPVWGPIFTLTPVQLCVMMVGYGAVASVLPVWLLLAPRDYLSTFLKIGAIVALAVGIAIVAPPLKMPALTKFIDGSGPVWSGGLFPFLFITIACGAVSGFHALIASGTTPKLIASESDAPFIGYGAMLMESFVAIMALVGATILDPGIYFAMNSPAAVVGTNAVSAATAVSKMGFLIAPDALTQAAKDVGEATIISRTGGAPTLAVAMAEIFSNVVGGPAMKAFWYHFAILFEALFILTAVDAGTRAGRFMLQDLIGLVVPSFRNASAIVPGIIATALCVIAWGFFLYQGVTDPLGGVNTLWPLFGISNQMLAAVALVLATVVLFRMKRQRFAWVTMVPAAWLCLCTITAGLLKLFSSDVKVGFLAHAAKFGDAAARGEILAPAKTMEEMHRIVFNDRIDAALIALFLGVVVSILGFGIRTCLAALKTDRPTVSEVPPQLVPAE is encoded by the coding sequence ATGACGTTACGCGAAAAATTCGGCTGGGGCGCGCTCAGCCTGCTCGCGGCGTGCGCACTCGCGGTCATCGCCTTCGTCCGCGGCGAGAACGTCAACGCGCTGTGGATCGTCGCCGCGTCGGTCTCGATCAACCTCATCGCCTACCGCTTCTACGCGCGCTACATCGCACGCCACGTCATGCAGCTCGACCCGAGCCGCCCGACGCCTGCGATCCGCCGCGCCGACGGGCTCGACTACGTCGCGACCGACCGCAACGTGCTGTTCGGCCACCATTTCGCCGCGATCGCCGGCGCCGGCCCGCTGGTCGGCCCGGTGCTCGCCGCGCAGATGGGCTATCTCCCCGGCACGCTCTGGATCCTCGCCGGCGTCGTGCTCGCAGGCGCGGTGCAGGACTTCATGGTGCTGTTCATCTCGATGCGCCGCGACGGGCGGTCCTTGGGCGAACTCATCCGCATGGAGATGGGCGCGGTCCCCGGCGTGATCGCATTGATCGGCGCGTTCGCGATCATGGTCATCATCCTCGCGGTGCTCGCGCTGATCGTCGTCCGCGCGCTCGCCGGCAGCCCCTGGGGGCTGTTCACCGTCGCCGCGACGATCCCGCTCGCCTTCGCGATGGGCATCTACACGCGCTGGATCCGCCCGGGTAAGGTCGGCGAGGTCTCGGTGCTCGGCGTGATCGGCCTGCTGCTCGCGATCGTCTATGGCGGCAGCGTCGCCGCCTCGCCGGTCTGGGGCCCGATCTTCACGCTGACCCCGGTCCAGCTCTGCGTGATGATGGTCGGCTACGGCGCGGTCGCCTCGGTGCTCCCCGTCTGGCTGCTGCTCGCGCCGCGCGACTATCTGTCGACCTTCCTCAAGATCGGCGCGATCGTCGCCCTCGCGGTCGGCATCGCGATCGTCGCGCCGCCGCTGAAAATGCCCGCGCTCACCAAGTTCATCGATGGCAGCGGCCCGGTCTGGTCGGGCGGGCTGTTCCCGTTCCTGTTCATCACCATCGCGTGCGGCGCGGTGTCGGGCTTCCACGCGCTGATCGCCAGCGGCACGACGCCCAAACTCATCGCCAGCGAGAGCGACGCCCCGTTCATCGGCTATGGCGCGATGCTGATGGAGAGCTTCGTCGCGATCATGGCGCTGGTCGGCGCGACGATCCTCGATCCCGGCATCTATTTCGCGATGAACAGCCCCGCCGCGGTGGTCGGCACCAACGCCGTCTCCGCCGCGACCGCGGTCAGCAAGATGGGCTTCCTCATCGCCCCCGACGCGCTGACGCAGGCCGCCAAGGACGTCGGCGAGGCGACGATCATCAGCCGCACCGGCGGCGCGCCCACGCTCGCGGTCGCGATGGCGGAGATCTTCTCGAACGTCGTCGGCGGCCCGGCTATGAAGGCATTCTGGTACCATTTCGCGATCCTGTTCGAGGCGCTGTTCATCCTCACCGCGGTCGACGCGGGCACGCGCGCCGGGCGCTTCATGCTGCAGGACCTGATCGGCCTCGTCGTGCCTTCGTTCCGCAATGCCTCCGCGATCGTCCCCGGGATCATCGCAACGGCCCTGTGCGTGATCGCCTGGGGCTTCTTCCTCTATCAGGGCGTCACCGATCCCTTGGGCGGGGTGAACACGCTGTGGCCGCTGTTCGGCATCTCGAACCAGATGCTCGCCGCGGTCGCGCTGGTGCTCGCCACGGTCGTGCTGTTCCGCATGAAGCGCCAGCGCTTCGCCTGGGTCACGATGGTCCCCGCCGCCTGGCTGTGCCTGTGCACGATCACCGCGGGGCTGCTGAAACTCTTCTCCAGCGACGTGAAGGTCGGCTTTCTCGCGCACGCGGCCAAGTTCGGCGACGCGGCCGCCCGCGGCGAGATCCTCGCGCCTGCCAAGACGATGGAGGAGATGCACCGCATCGTCTTCAACGACCGCATCGACGCCGCGCTGATCGCGCTGTTCCTCGGCGTCGTCGTGTCGATCCTCGGCTTCGGCATCCGCACCTGCCTCGCCGCGCTGAAAACCGACCGCCCGACGGTCAGCGAAGTCCCGCCGCAGCTGGTTCCGGCGGAATGA
- a CDS encoding DUF808 domain-containing protein: protein MPTGLVALLDDIAGITKLAAASLDDVAAAAGKAGSKAMGVVVDDAAVTPRYMTGFSPKRELPMIWRIALGSFRNKLLFILPAALALSAFAPWLLTPLLIIGGTYLCFEGAEKVLEAFGGGHVEAEEEVITDPKALENSKVAGAVRTDFILSAEIMVIALSEVADKPIWEQAIVLAFVGIGITIGVYGVVALIVKMDDIGLHLAQRSNTGVQAIGRGLVKGMPIVMSALSIIGTAAMIWVGGGIIVHGIEGYGLTTVPHVIHHAAESAAAAVPVAKGAVSWLVNAVGAGIIGMILGSAVAGIVHLIHKARGKH from the coding sequence ATGCCCACAGGACTGGTCGCGCTGCTCGACGACATCGCCGGAATCACCAAGCTCGCCGCCGCCAGCCTCGACGACGTCGCCGCCGCCGCGGGCAAGGCGGGCAGCAAGGCGATGGGCGTTGTGGTCGACGATGCCGCGGTGACGCCGCGCTACATGACCGGCTTCTCGCCCAAGCGCGAACTGCCGATGATCTGGCGGATCGCGCTCGGCTCGTTCCGCAACAAGCTGCTCTTCATCCTGCCGGCCGCGCTCGCACTCAGCGCGTTCGCGCCGTGGCTGCTGACCCCGCTGCTGATTATCGGCGGCACCTATCTCTGCTTCGAGGGGGCGGAAAAAGTCCTCGAAGCGTTCGGCGGCGGCCATGTCGAGGCCGAGGAAGAGGTCATTACCGATCCCAAGGCGCTCGAGAATTCGAAGGTCGCGGGCGCGGTCCGCACCGACTTCATCCTGTCGGCCGAGATCATGGTCATCGCGCTGTCGGAAGTCGCCGACAAGCCGATCTGGGAACAGGCGATCGTGCTGGCGTTCGTCGGCATCGGCATCACGATCGGCGTCTACGGCGTCGTCGCGCTGATCGTGAAGATGGACGATATCGGCCTCCACCTGGCCCAGCGCAGCAACACCGGCGTCCAGGCGATCGGCCGCGGCCTCGTCAAGGGCATGCCGATCGTCATGAGCGCGCTGTCGATCATCGGCACAGCCGCGATGATCTGGGTCGGCGGCGGCATCATCGTCCACGGCATCGAGGGCTACGGCCTGACGACGGTCCCGCACGTGATCCACCACGCCGCGGAGAGCGCTGCCGCCGCCGTCCCGGTCGCCAAGGGCGCGGTGTCCTGGCTCGTCAACGCTGTGGGCGCGGGGATAATCGGCATGATCCTCGGCAGCGCAGTGGCCGGTATCGTCCACCTGATCCACAAGGCCCGCGGCAAGCACTGA
- a CDS encoding bile acid:sodium symporter family protein, with translation MIKRFLAVFEPFILMLLGTVVLASLLPARGGWATAVSYAADVAIVLLFFLHGAKLSREAILAGLRNWRLHLAVLAVTFVAFPALGLGVAALPFVTGPLAAGLLFLTLLPSTVQSSIAFTAIARGNVAAAVCSASFSNLLGIIVTPALVALLMPNAGGGGVSVEGVEAIVLQLLVPFVAGHLLRPWIGAWVSRRKAVLGVVDRGSILLVVYSAFGAAVVEGLWQRLSIGDLVLIGMLCCAMLALVLGLTVAVARVMKLPREDAIVLLFCGSKKSLAAGVPMAGVLFPAAQVGVILLPLMLFHQIQLIACAVIARRYAAADAKQEPLS, from the coding sequence ATGATCAAACGCTTCCTCGCGGTGTTCGAGCCGTTCATCCTCATGCTGCTCGGCACCGTCGTGCTGGCGAGCCTGCTGCCCGCGCGCGGCGGGTGGGCGACCGCGGTGAGCTATGCCGCCGATGTCGCGATCGTCCTCCTCTTCTTCCTCCACGGCGCGAAGCTGTCGCGCGAGGCGATCCTGGCGGGGCTGCGCAACTGGCGGCTGCATCTGGCGGTGCTGGCGGTGACGTTCGTCGCCTTCCCGGCATTGGGGCTGGGCGTGGCGGCGTTGCCGTTCGTCACCGGGCCGCTCGCCGCCGGCCTGTTGTTCCTGACCTTGCTGCCGTCGACGGTGCAGTCGTCGATCGCGTTCACCGCAATCGCGCGCGGCAATGTCGCGGCGGCGGTGTGCAGCGCGTCCTTCTCCAACCTGCTCGGGATCATCGTGACGCCGGCGCTGGTCGCGTTGCTGATGCCGAACGCGGGCGGGGGCGGAGTGTCGGTCGAGGGGGTCGAGGCGATCGTGCTGCAGCTGCTCGTGCCGTTCGTCGCGGGGCATCTGCTGCGGCCGTGGATCGGCGCGTGGGTGTCGCGGCGCAAGGCGGTGCTGGGCGTGGTCGACCGCGGGTCGATCCTGCTGGTGGTCTATTCGGCGTTCGGCGCGGCGGTGGTCGAGGGGCTGTGGCAGCGGCTGTCGATCGGCGACCTGGTGCTGATCGGCATGCTGTGCTGCGCGATGCTGGCGTTGGTGCTGGGGCTGACGGTCGCGGTCGCGCGTGTGATGAAGCTGCCGCGCGAGGATGCGATCGTGCTGCTGTTCTGCGGGTCGAAGAAGAGCCTCGCGGCGGGGGTGCCGATGGCGGGGGTGCTGTTCCCGGCCGCGCAGGTGGGCGTGATCCTGTTGCCGCTGATGCTGTTCCACCAGATCCAGCTGATCGCGTGCGCGGTGATCGCGCGGCGGTATGCGGCGGCGGATGCGAAGCAGGAACCGCTATCCTGA
- the pyk gene encoding pyruvate kinase yields the protein MTKAISPRPRKVRVLATLGPASNSPDMIATLFEAGADAFRINMSHGDQQSKIAVIQAIRAMEKEFGRPTTILADLQGPKLRVGKFAAGKVELKTGTTFLLDRDTTPGDATRVELPHREIFEGIETGARLLLDDGKLVLRVTGHGPTQIETVVVVGGMLSNNKGLNVPDVVLPMAALTDKDRSDLDFAVDQGVDWIALSFVQRPEDLWEARKLIGGKAALLAKIEKPAAIDRLEEIVEACDGVMVARGDLGVEMPPQAVPPLQKRIVEVARRMGRPVVVATQMLESMITSPSPTRAEVSDVATAIYDGADAIMLSAESAAGDWPVESVAMMNAIGVSVEGDPEHGDRMHFTVMKPDPTTADALAEAAKNIAATVDAVAIICFTTSGSTPRRIARERPGVPLLVLTPSLETARRLGLLWGTHAVHTRDVESFEDMVGKSKRMALRHNMAKAGDRVIVMAGVPFRTPGSTNVLHVVRIVGDELKGRK from the coding sequence ATGACGAAGGCGATATCCCCACGCCCCCGCAAGGTGCGCGTCCTCGCGACGCTGGGCCCGGCGAGCAATTCCCCGGACATGATCGCGACTCTGTTCGAGGCGGGCGCCGACGCGTTCCGCATTAACATGAGCCATGGCGACCAGCAGTCGAAGATCGCGGTGATCCAGGCGATCCGCGCGATGGAGAAGGAGTTCGGGCGCCCGACGACGATCCTCGCCGATCTCCAGGGCCCCAAGCTGCGCGTCGGCAAGTTCGCGGCCGGAAAGGTCGAGCTCAAGACCGGCACGACCTTCCTGCTCGACCGCGACACCACGCCCGGCGACGCCACCCGCGTCGAACTGCCGCACCGCGAGATCTTCGAGGGGATCGAGACCGGCGCCCGCCTGCTGCTCGACGACGGCAAGCTCGTGTTGCGCGTCACCGGACACGGCCCGACGCAGATCGAGACGGTCGTGGTGGTCGGCGGCATGCTGTCGAACAACAAGGGGCTGAACGTCCCCGACGTCGTGCTGCCGATGGCCGCGCTGACCGACAAGGATCGCAGCGATCTCGACTTCGCGGTCGACCAGGGCGTCGACTGGATCGCGCTGTCGTTCGTGCAGCGGCCCGAGGACCTCTGGGAGGCGCGGAAACTGATCGGCGGCAAGGCCGCGCTGCTCGCCAAGATCGAGAAGCCCGCGGCGATCGACCGGCTCGAGGAGATCGTCGAGGCGTGCGACGGCGTGATGGTCGCGCGCGGCGATCTCGGCGTCGAGATGCCGCCCCAGGCGGTGCCGCCGCTGCAGAAGCGCATCGTCGAGGTTGCGCGCCGGATGGGCCGCCCGGTGGTGGTCGCGACGCAGATGCTCGAATCCATGATCACCTCGCCGTCGCCGACCCGCGCCGAAGTCTCGGACGTGGCGACCGCAATCTATGACGGCGCCGATGCGATCATGCTCTCGGCCGAGAGTGCGGCGGGCGACTGGCCGGTCGAATCGGTCGCGATGATGAACGCGATCGGTGTCTCGGTGGAGGGCGATCCCGAGCACGGCGACCGCATGCACTTCACCGTGATGAAGCCCGATCCGACGACCGCGGATGCGCTCGCCGAGGCCGCGAAGAACATCGCCGCGACGGTCGATGCGGTGGCGATCATCTGCTTCACCACCTCGGGCTCGACGCCCCGGCGAATCGCGCGCGAGCGGCCGGGCGTGCCGCTGCTGGTCCTCACCCCCAGCCTGGAGACCGCGCGCCGGCTCGGGCTGCTCTGGGGCACGCACGCGGTCCACACCCGCGACGTCGAATCGTTTGAGGACATGGTCGGCAAGTCGAAGCGCATGGCGCTGCGGCACAACATGGCCAAGGCCGGCGACCGCGTGATCGTGATGGCGGGTGTGCCGTTCCGCACGCCGGGATCGACCAACGTGCTGCACGTCGTGCGGATCGTCGGCGACGAGTTGAAGGGGCGGAAATAG
- a CDS encoding adenosine deaminase, protein MTAPQLTNDFITRLPKAELHLHIEGSLEPELMFALAARNKVAIPFASVEDVRAAYSFTNLQTFLDIYYAGAAVLKTEEDFRDLAVAYFDRVAQDGVVHAEIFFDPQTHTHRGIPFDVVANGLFAGIEEAKAKHGMSVGLIMSFLRHLSEEDAFETFAQAEPWLDRLIGVGLDSSEMGNPPSKFARVFAAAGDAGLMLCAHAGEEGPAEYVHEALDLLHVDRIDHGNRALEDPALVARLARDAMTLTVCPLSNVALRNVDTLENHPIDRMLDLGLRATIHSDDPAYFGGYIGENYRQTAAARNLSREQVVTLARNSFLGSFLDDETLAGHLATLDAYVKAN, encoded by the coding sequence ATGACCGCCCCGCAATTGACGAACGATTTCATCACCCGCCTGCCCAAGGCCGAGCTGCACCTGCATATCGAGGGCAGCCTGGAGCCCGAGCTGATGTTCGCGCTGGCGGCGCGCAACAAGGTGGCGATCCCGTTCGCCAGCGTCGAGGACGTCCGCGCGGCATACAGCTTCACCAATCTGCAGACCTTCCTCGACATCTATTATGCAGGCGCCGCGGTGCTGAAGACCGAGGAGGATTTCCGCGACCTCGCGGTCGCCTATTTCGACCGCGTCGCGCAGGACGGCGTGGTACATGCCGAGATCTTCTTCGATCCGCAGACGCATACGCACCGGGGCATCCCGTTCGACGTGGTGGCGAACGGGTTGTTCGCCGGGATCGAGGAGGCGAAGGCGAAGCACGGCATGAGCGTCGGGCTGATCATGAGCTTCCTGCGGCATCTGTCCGAGGAGGATGCGTTCGAGACGTTCGCGCAGGCCGAGCCGTGGCTCGACCGGCTGATCGGCGTGGGGCTCGATTCGTCCGAGATGGGCAACCCGCCGTCGAAGTTCGCGCGGGTGTTTGCGGCCGCAGGCGATGCCGGGCTGATGCTGTGCGCGCATGCGGGCGAGGAGGGGCCGGCCGAGTATGTCCACGAAGCGCTCGATCTGCTGCATGTCGACCGGATCGATCATGGCAATCGCGCGCTCGAGGATCCGGCGCTGGTCGCGCGGCTGGCGCGCGATGCGATGACGCTAACGGTGTGTCCGTTGTCGAACGTCGCGTTGCGCAACGTCGATACGCTCGAGAACCATCCGATCGACCGGATGCTCGATCTCGGCCTGCGCGCGACGATCCATTCGGACGATCCGGCCTATTTCGGGGGGTATATCGGCGAGAATTACCGGCAGACCGCCGCGGCGCGGAACCTGTCGCGCGAGCAGGTGGTAACGCTGGCGCGCAACAGCTTCCTGGGGAGTTTCCTGGATGACGAGACGCTTGCGGGGCATCTGGCCACGCTCGATGCCTATGTGAAGGCGAACTGA
- a CDS encoding ATP-binding protein, giving the protein MTVRVDMGTDGNGTAVAMDLEELLATRLLVQGNSGSGKSHLLRRLLERSAGQVQQIVIDPEGDFVTLAGPHGHVVIEAGEYSEREIARIATRLREHRTSAVLSLEGLEVEGQMRCAASFLSALFDAPREHWYPALVVVDEAQMFAPVTGGEVSEEVRRASLAAMTNLMCRGRKRGLAGVIATQRLAKLAKNVAAEASNFLMGRTFLDIDMARAADLLGMERRQAEAIRDLQRGTFMALGPAVSRRPITVKIGDVETSARSGSPKLTPLPTATPMDLADLLSEPVIDAPELGLLFDSRPRRVPAEELIDGIGRTPEPRTAAPPPPDKSDDEVEAIYAEVFRAIVADAESSLRPPSVLFQDFQVRCRMAGLAKPPLDLPGFVRRLSCARAGIFDMTDEAWTAALDVASGLPDDMLGAFLLVARAAREGEPCPSDARIAATYGTSSIGRVKRLIGYIESRDLIVCRVDLAGKRSITIPGLGWTTQPAEANTP; this is encoded by the coding sequence ATGACGGTACGCGTAGACATGGGAACCGACGGCAACGGCACCGCCGTGGCGATGGACCTCGAGGAACTGCTTGCCACACGCTTGCTGGTGCAGGGCAATTCGGGGTCGGGAAAGTCGCATCTGCTGCGCCGCCTGCTCGAACGCTCGGCAGGCCAGGTCCAGCAGATCGTGATCGATCCCGAGGGCGATTTCGTGACTCTCGCCGGCCCGCACGGCCATGTCGTGATCGAGGCGGGCGAATACAGCGAACGCGAGATCGCGCGGATCGCCACCCGCCTGCGCGAACACCGCACGTCGGCGGTGCTCAGCCTCGAGGGACTCGAGGTCGAGGGCCAGATGCGTTGCGCCGCGTCGTTCCTCTCCGCGCTGTTCGACGCCCCGCGCGAGCATTGGTACCCGGCGCTTGTCGTCGTCGACGAGGCGCAGATGTTCGCCCCCGTCACCGGCGGCGAAGTGTCGGAGGAAGTCCGCCGCGCCTCGCTCGCGGCGATGACCAACCTGATGTGCCGCGGCCGCAAGCGCGGGCTCGCGGGCGTCATCGCGACGCAGCGTCTCGCCAAGCTCGCCAAGAACGTCGCGGCCGAAGCGTCCAACTTCCTGATGGGCCGCACCTTCCTCGACATCGACATGGCGCGCGCCGCCGACCTGCTCGGCATGGAGCGCCGCCAGGCCGAGGCGATCCGCGACCTCCAGCGCGGCACCTTCATGGCGCTTGGCCCCGCGGTCTCCAGGCGGCCGATCACGGTCAAGATCGGCGACGTCGAGACCTCGGCACGCAGCGGCAGCCCCAAGCTCACGCCGCTCCCCACCGCCACGCCGATGGACCTCGCCGACCTGCTCTCCGAACCCGTTATCGACGCGCCCGAGCTCGGCCTGCTGTTCGATTCGCGCCCGCGCCGCGTCCCCGCCGAGGAACTGATCGACGGCATCGGCCGCACGCCCGAACCGCGCACCGCCGCCCCCCCGCCGCCCGACAAGTCGGACGACGAGGTCGAGGCGATCTATGCCGAGGTATTCCGCGCGATCGTCGCCGACGCCGAATCGTCGCTGCGCCCGCCCTCGGTGCTGTTCCAGGATTTCCAGGTGCGCTGCCGGATGGCGGGACTCGCCAAGCCGCCGCTCGACCTGCCCGGCTTCGTCCGCCGTCTGAGCTGCGCGCGCGCCGGAATCTTCGACATGACGGACGAGGCGTGGACCGCCGCGCTCGACGTCGCCAGCGGGTTGCCCGACGACATGCTCGGGGCGTTCCTGCTGGTCGCCCGCGCCGCGCGCGAGGGCGAGCCCTGCCCGTCCGACGCACGCATCGCCGCGACCTACGGCACCAGCTCGATCGGCCGCGTGAAGCGCCTGATCGGCTATATCGAGAGCCGCGACCTGATCGTCTGCCGCGTCGACCTCGCCGGCAAGCGTTCGATCACGATTCCCGGCCTCGGCTGGACCACGCAGCCGGCGGAGGCCAATACTCCTTGA
- a CDS encoding YbdD/YjiX family protein: MTILARLRETALLMVGVPSYTAYRQHMADRHPDHAPMDEKTFFRDRQQARYGGKGGGRCC, translated from the coding sequence ATGACGATCCTCGCCCGCCTCCGCGAAACCGCGCTGCTGATGGTCGGCGTGCCGAGCTACACCGCCTATCGCCAGCACATGGCCGACCGCCACCCGGACCACGCGCCGATGGACGAAAAGACCTTCTTCCGCGACCGGCAACAGGCCCGCTACGGCGGCAAGGGCGGCGGGCGGTGTTGCTGA
- a CDS encoding DUF1244 domain-containing protein, with the protein MDKLDELDDAVAAAAFRRLVRHLRHRGDAQNIDLMGLAGFCRNCLSDWVEEAGHMDKEAARETVYGMPYAQWKAQNQGSARPEQLERMRASVALNAPGNAPA; encoded by the coding sequence ATGGACAAGCTCGACGAACTCGACGATGCCGTAGCGGCGGCAGCCTTTCGCCGGCTGGTGCGCCACCTGCGCCACCGCGGCGACGCACAGAATATCGACCTAATGGGATTGGCCGGCTTCTGCCGCAACTGCCTGTCCGACTGGGTCGAGGAGGCGGGGCACATGGACAAGGAGGCCGCGCGCGAGACGGTCTACGGCATGCCCTATGCGCAGTGGAAGGCGCAGAACCAGGGCAGCGCGAGGCCCGAGCAGCTCGAGCGGATGCGCGCGAGCGTGGCGTTGAACGCACCGGGGAACGCACCCGCCTAA